A region from the Arthrobacter roseus genome encodes:
- a CDS encoding aminotransferase class I/II-fold pyridoxal phosphate-dependent enzyme has translation MNSSVSEPWQRTAAGANLLGDDGQLTFTIFEEVTALAGQHQAINLGQGFPDEDGPAVIKEAAQRAIADGHNQYAPGKGVPELRQAVAAHQQRFYGFSPDPETEVIISTGATEGLAATILALAGPGDEVLTFEPFYDAYGAIAGLSGATHTTAPLRAPDFQPDLDELEAAFSERTRIIVVNNPHNPTGAVFSRQSLEGIVALAQKYDAVVVTDEVYEHLTFGVPHIPVATLPGAAERTITISSAGKTFSFTGWKVGWLSGPAQLLERVRTVKQYLSYCSGTPFQLAIATGLGLEDPFFTDQAAALQQKRDILLTGLRSAGLEANVPQGTYFVTADTAPLGISDAAELALRLPELVGVGAIPVSAFCSPENTQYSSLLRFAFCKRVPLLEEAAERLSRLRDRL, from the coding sequence ATGAACTCCTCAGTAAGCGAACCATGGCAGCGGACAGCCGCGGGTGCAAACCTGCTGGGCGACGACGGACAGCTGACTTTCACGATCTTTGAAGAGGTCACGGCGCTCGCAGGGCAGCATCAGGCGATCAATCTGGGGCAGGGTTTTCCGGACGAGGATGGGCCTGCGGTCATCAAGGAAGCTGCGCAGCGCGCCATTGCCGATGGGCATAACCAGTACGCGCCGGGCAAGGGCGTTCCGGAGCTACGGCAGGCGGTCGCGGCGCATCAGCAGCGCTTCTACGGGTTTTCTCCTGACCCTGAGACCGAGGTCATCATCAGCACCGGAGCTACGGAAGGGTTAGCCGCAACCATCCTTGCCTTGGCGGGCCCAGGCGATGAGGTGCTCACGTTTGAACCGTTCTATGACGCGTACGGCGCTATTGCGGGGCTCTCCGGGGCCACTCACACCACCGCTCCCCTGCGAGCGCCGGATTTCCAACCGGATCTTGACGAACTTGAGGCGGCTTTCAGCGAGCGGACGCGGATCATTGTGGTGAACAATCCGCATAATCCCACGGGCGCGGTGTTCAGCAGGCAGTCGTTGGAGGGGATTGTGGCGTTGGCGCAGAAGTACGACGCCGTCGTTGTCACCGATGAGGTGTACGAGCACCTGACGTTTGGCGTGCCCCATATTCCGGTGGCGACGCTCCCGGGTGCGGCGGAGCGCACCATTACGATCTCGTCTGCGGGGAAAACGTTCTCGTTCACCGGGTGGAAAGTTGGGTGGCTCAGTGGTCCTGCCCAGCTCTTGGAGCGAGTCCGCACCGTCAAGCAGTACCTGAGCTATTGTTCTGGCACGCCGTTTCAGTTGGCCATTGCCACGGGGCTCGGTTTGGAGGATCCCTTTTTCACTGATCAGGCTGCCGCGCTCCAGCAGAAGCGCGACATTTTGTTGACCGGGTTGCGGTCAGCGGGACTGGAAGCGAACGTTCCGCAGGGCACGTACTTTGTGACAGCTGACACAGCGCCGCTGGGGATCTCGGACGCGGCAGAGCTGGCATTGAGGCTACCGGAGCTGGTAGGTGTTGGTGCCATTCCGGTGTCGGCGTTCTGTTCGCCGGAGAACACCCAGTATTCGTCGCTGCTGCGGTTTGCGTTCTGTAAGCGGGTGCCTCTCCTGGAAGAAGCGGCTGAACGGCTCTCGCGGCTCCGAGACCGCTTGTGA
- a CDS encoding fused MFS/spermidine synthase, with amino-acid sequence MSGHAGGPGGAVPSRFLKSLGAHAVIDPDALVDGAYILSMGDAQQSHVNLASPDEVFYEYLRRIAHVVDLVAPAEAPIDVLHLGAGALTLARYVQATRPGSVQHVVELERELLDFVLAHLPLPPGTDLTVRIGDARSEADGFAAGTFDVVVLDIFAGADAPAHLACAEYYGELLRLLSPGGVLLVNVGDDPPLDFARRQAHLLLETAGDVAVMADASVFSGRYPGNLVFAAVNDRWRHDWTAALLERGPHPAAVRTGVDAAVFGH; translated from the coding sequence GTGAGTGGCCACGCCGGAGGCCCTGGTGGAGCTGTTCCATCGCGCTTCCTGAAGTCGCTCGGCGCACACGCAGTCATTGACCCGGATGCCCTGGTTGATGGTGCCTACATCCTCAGCATGGGTGATGCTCAGCAATCGCATGTGAATCTTGCCAGCCCGGATGAGGTCTTCTACGAGTACCTGCGGCGGATCGCTCATGTGGTGGATCTGGTGGCCCCGGCCGAAGCTCCGATCGATGTGCTGCACCTTGGCGCTGGAGCGCTCACGCTGGCCCGCTATGTTCAGGCGACGCGGCCCGGCTCTGTCCAGCATGTCGTGGAGTTGGAGCGGGAATTACTCGATTTTGTGCTGGCGCACCTGCCGTTGCCTCCGGGGACAGACCTCACAGTGCGCATCGGAGACGCCCGGAGCGAGGCTGACGGGTTTGCTGCCGGCACGTTCGACGTCGTCGTTCTCGATATCTTTGCTGGCGCGGATGCACCGGCGCATCTAGCCTGCGCAGAGTACTACGGGGAGCTCCTGCGGTTGCTCTCCCCCGGCGGCGTACTGCTGGTGAATGTGGGCGATGATCCTCCGCTGGATTTCGCGCGGCGGCAGGCGCACTTGCTGCTGGAAACAGCTGGCGATGTGGCCGTGATGGCGGACGCTTCAGTGTTCAGCGGACGTTACCCGGGAAATCTTGTGTTCGCCGCGGTGAACGATCGATGGCGTCATGATTGGACGGCTGCCCTGTTGGAGAGGGGTCCGCATCCGGCGGCAGTTCGTACGGGTGTGGACGCGGCAGTCTTTGGCCACTAG
- a CDS encoding PGPGW domain-containing protein, whose amino-acid sequence MTERRRNHHWTRRTGIEILGWSLVVVGLAALVLPGPGLLMVSAGLFVLSQQYAWAERRLHPIKRQALRAAEEGVRTTFRITVACLSALTGTLIGVYWFLQPPAPGWWPLKDEWWLFGGVGVGISLVISGLIAFSLIFYSVHRFRVRGELPPH is encoded by the coding sequence ATGACGGAGCGTCGACGCAATCACCACTGGACGCGTCGAACCGGCATCGAAATACTGGGTTGGTCCCTCGTGGTTGTTGGTCTCGCCGCGCTGGTTCTGCCCGGTCCTGGCCTGCTGATGGTCAGCGCAGGCCTATTTGTTCTCTCCCAGCAGTACGCCTGGGCCGAACGCCGCCTCCACCCCATCAAACGCCAAGCGCTCAGAGCTGCCGAAGAAGGCGTCCGCACCACCTTCCGCATCACCGTCGCCTGCCTCAGCGCCCTCACCGGCACGCTAATCGGCGTCTACTGGTTCCTCCAGCCGCCCGCGCCGGGCTGGTGGCCACTGAAGGATGAATGGTGGCTATTTGGCGGCGTCGGGGTTGGTATTAGCCTTGTCATCTCCGGTCTCATCGCCTTTAGCCTCATCTTTTACAGCGTCCACCGATTTCGGGTTCGTGGCGAGCTCCCACCGCACTAA
- a CDS encoding AIM24 family protein, producing MRSDLFNERNQETQTTERWALQSPRMLRTVLGDDMIATKGAMVAFQGDITFNHEGAGSVGKMMKKLLTSEDAPMMRVSGQGEVFFSRQANNIFLMLLEGDSISVASKNLLAMDASIDWDIKRVQGAGMASGGLFNLLLQGHGTAAICCEGEPLILDCSVQPTFVDAQAVVCWSGNLVPQVHNSMNVRSMLRGGSGEAFQLAFHGPGFVVVQPSEGVPVPTRS from the coding sequence ATGCGCAGCGACCTCTTCAACGAACGTAACCAGGAAACGCAGACCACAGAGCGGTGGGCATTACAGTCACCCCGCATGCTCCGCACCGTCCTCGGCGATGACATGATCGCCACCAAGGGTGCCATGGTGGCGTTTCAGGGAGACATCACGTTCAACCACGAGGGCGCCGGCAGCGTAGGCAAAATGATGAAGAAACTCCTCACCAGCGAGGACGCCCCCATGATGCGCGTCTCCGGACAAGGGGAAGTATTTTTTTCCCGGCAGGCCAACAACATTTTCCTGATGCTCCTCGAAGGTGATTCCATCTCGGTTGCCAGTAAGAACCTGTTGGCCATGGACGCCAGTATCGACTGGGACATCAAGCGAGTCCAGGGCGCGGGTATGGCCAGTGGCGGACTGTTCAACCTTTTGTTGCAGGGCCACGGTACGGCCGCCATCTGCTGCGAAGGTGAACCCCTCATCCTGGATTGCAGTGTGCAGCCAACCTTCGTTGACGCCCAGGCTGTCGTCTGCTGGTCAGGGAACCTGGTTCCTCAGGTTCACAACTCCATGAACGTGCGCTCCATGCTGCGGGGAGGCTCAGGCGAAGCTTTCCAACTGGCCTTCCACGGTCCCGGGTTCGTCGTGGTCCAGCCCAGCGAAGGCGTCCCCGTCCCCACACGCTCTTGA
- the rsmD gene encoding 16S rRNA (guanine(966)-N(2))-methyltransferase RsmD, giving the protein MTRIIAGAAGGTTLNSVPGTATRPTTDRVKEALFSRLDAYGVLADARVLDLFAGSGSLGVESASRGAASVELVELAEKAADVCRSNARIVNKALRRNVVSVTRTKVETFLAQIGGPWDVVFMDPPYPLSDYALSSMLEALTPRLAEGALVVVERSKRSNEPGWPSGLELFAEKAYGETKLWFAEPPASLDVSAP; this is encoded by the coding sequence ATGACTCGCATCATCGCCGGAGCTGCCGGCGGCACAACGTTGAACAGTGTCCCCGGAACCGCCACCAGGCCAACCACTGACAGAGTCAAGGAAGCTCTCTTTTCGCGGCTCGACGCCTACGGGGTCTTGGCGGACGCACGCGTCCTGGACCTCTTTGCCGGATCGGGGTCCCTCGGCGTCGAAAGCGCCAGTCGCGGAGCGGCCTCCGTGGAACTGGTGGAACTGGCGGAAAAGGCTGCTGACGTCTGCCGCAGCAACGCCCGCATTGTCAACAAAGCCCTCCGCCGGAACGTCGTCTCGGTGACCCGCACCAAAGTGGAAACATTCCTCGCCCAGATCGGGGGACCGTGGGATGTCGTATTCATGGACCCGCCCTACCCGCTCAGCGACTATGCCCTGAGTTCCATGCTCGAAGCGCTCACGCCCAGACTGGCAGAAGGCGCCCTCGTCGTCGTCGAACGTTCCAAACGATCCAATGAACCAGGCTGGCCCAGTGGACTGGAATTGTTCGCCGAGAAAGCCTACGGCGAAACAAAACTCTGGTTCGCTGAACCGCCTGCCAGCCTCGACGTGAGCGCACCCTGA
- a CDS encoding ATP-dependent DNA helicase RecG produces MDTRLPAELDFPLERRLGKPTASKLEKHLHLETVGELLQHFPRKYLKRGELTPIADMPVGEEVTLIARVQAISSRRMRQRKGMLVEVTIADDSGTGFGSMSLTFFNGYTAEKQLSVGTRAMFSGKSDLYRSRLTLTNPDFVLLADDDQDPSLALQPVPVYAATAKVPSWTIARSIGLILDSMDWESLRDPVPEDVAHRHHLMPLRRAYELIHRPTEIEEAYRAQSRFRFQEALVLQTALARRRALSAQQEAIDRPQHPAGLLDRFDASLPFTLTRGQDDVGQTLSTELAQPHPMNRLLQGEVGSGKTVVALRAMLQVIDAGGQAAMLAPTEVLAVQHYHSIRKTLGPLAEGGMLGGDTDGTRVVLLTGSMTTAQRKVALLEAASGDAGIIIGTHALLSENVSFYDLGLIVVDEQHRFGVEQRDLLRAKAARPPHLLVMTATPIPRTIAMTVFGDLETSTLSELPAGRAPISTHVVGLVENPAWVNRIWQRAREEIDAGRQVYVVCPKIGEANDDDMPLPADGADTAEDKQRNIASVTAIAELVMTVPSLQGTRIGVLHGKLDSTEKTETMAAFTAGEIDLLISTTVIEVGVDVHNATVMVILDADRFGMSQLHQLRGRVGRGGLPGTCLLVTQLEPDHPSRERLDAVASTTDGFELSQKDLELRREGDILGASQSGGKSTLKLLRVIKDEKTINKARIEAREIIDADLHLEQQPALRAAIMAYMDPEKEAFLERG; encoded by the coding sequence ATGGACACTAGGCTCCCGGCAGAACTGGATTTCCCGCTGGAACGCAGGCTCGGCAAGCCCACCGCCAGCAAGCTTGAAAAACATCTACACCTTGAAACGGTGGGAGAGCTCCTCCAACACTTCCCGCGCAAGTACCTCAAACGCGGCGAACTCACCCCCATCGCCGATATGCCAGTCGGTGAAGAAGTCACCCTCATAGCCCGAGTGCAGGCCATCAGCTCGCGCCGGATGCGTCAGCGCAAAGGCATGCTCGTCGAAGTCACGATCGCCGATGACAGCGGCACAGGATTCGGCTCCATGTCGCTGACCTTCTTCAACGGCTACACCGCAGAGAAGCAGCTCAGTGTGGGAACACGAGCCATGTTCTCCGGCAAATCGGACCTCTACCGAAGCCGTCTCACGCTCACCAACCCTGACTTTGTGCTGCTGGCCGATGATGACCAGGACCCCTCCTTGGCGCTACAACCGGTCCCCGTCTACGCCGCTACCGCAAAAGTGCCCAGCTGGACCATCGCCCGCAGCATCGGGCTCATCCTGGACAGCATGGATTGGGAATCACTCCGGGACCCGGTACCCGAAGATGTAGCGCACCGCCATCACCTCATGCCGCTGCGCCGCGCCTACGAACTCATCCACCGGCCCACCGAAATCGAGGAAGCCTACCGTGCGCAAAGCCGCTTCCGCTTTCAGGAAGCCCTCGTCCTCCAGACCGCACTGGCCCGTCGTCGTGCGCTGTCCGCCCAGCAAGAGGCCATTGACCGCCCTCAACACCCCGCCGGCCTGCTGGATCGCTTCGACGCCAGCTTGCCTTTCACCCTCACCAGGGGACAGGACGACGTCGGTCAGACCCTCAGCACTGAACTAGCGCAACCGCATCCCATGAACCGTCTCTTACAGGGTGAGGTTGGCTCGGGAAAAACGGTGGTCGCGCTGCGGGCCATGCTGCAGGTCATCGACGCCGGCGGGCAGGCAGCGATGCTGGCTCCCACGGAAGTCCTCGCCGTCCAGCACTACCACTCCATCCGTAAAACCCTAGGGCCCCTGGCCGAGGGCGGCATGCTCGGTGGAGACACGGACGGAACACGCGTGGTTCTGCTGACCGGTTCCATGACGACGGCGCAGCGAAAAGTGGCGCTGCTTGAGGCGGCTTCCGGGGACGCAGGAATCATCATCGGCACCCACGCGCTGCTTTCCGAGAACGTCTCCTTCTACGACCTTGGGCTGATTGTGGTGGACGAGCAGCACCGGTTCGGCGTTGAGCAGCGCGATCTCCTGCGCGCCAAAGCTGCCCGGCCACCGCACCTGCTGGTCATGACGGCCACCCCCATACCGCGGACCATTGCCATGACGGTGTTTGGTGATCTGGAAACCTCCACCCTCTCCGAGTTACCGGCCGGACGCGCGCCCATCTCGACGCACGTGGTGGGGCTGGTAGAGAACCCCGCTTGGGTCAACCGCATCTGGCAGCGCGCCCGTGAAGAGATCGACGCCGGTAGGCAGGTCTACGTGGTGTGCCCCAAAATCGGTGAAGCGAACGATGACGACATGCCGCTCCCGGCAGATGGTGCAGACACAGCCGAGGACAAACAGCGGAACATCGCCTCTGTAACCGCCATCGCCGAACTGGTCATGACCGTTCCATCACTTCAGGGCACCCGCATCGGTGTGCTGCACGGCAAACTCGACAGCACGGAGAAGACCGAGACCATGGCCGCCTTCACCGCTGGGGAGATCGACCTGCTGATTTCCACCACGGTCATCGAAGTGGGAGTTGATGTCCACAACGCAACGGTCATGGTCATACTCGACGCTGACAGGTTCGGAATGAGTCAACTCCACCAGCTCCGCGGACGAGTTGGCCGCGGCGGGCTTCCCGGGACCTGCCTGCTGGTGACCCAACTGGAACCGGACCATCCCAGCCGCGAACGCCTCGATGCAGTGGCTTCGACAACGGACGGTTTTGAACTCTCTCAGAAGGATCTTGAGCTGCGCCGAGAGGGCGACATCCTGGGAGCCTCACAGTCAGGCGGCAAATCCACTCTCAAGCTGCTGCGCGTCATCAAAGACGAGAAGACGATTAACAAGGCTCGTATCGAAGCCCGCGAAATCATCGACGCCGATCTGCACCTGGAACAACAGCCAGCACTCCGGGCTGCGATTATGGCCTACATGGACCCCGAGAAGGAAGCATTCCTTGAGCGAGGATAG
- a CDS encoding DAK2 domain-containing protein yields the protein MRRWLAKAEESLGNHSDRLNAINIFPVADGDTGTNLYLTVKAASKAVHDVETQDIGELLGIGGRAAMEEARGNSGTLFSVFLTAMAEPLQNVTRLTGPLLAAGLQRAQLRSWSALSDPVPGTMLSVLEECAHAASTAEAAQSGDDSNNGLATTLTAAVDAALAAVILTETQLGALTAAKVVDAGGVGFLLILDALRAASLHEERLETLLDGLHGYGVQDPHIHGTMPDDDGVEVMCTINLTPLDAATLRMKLDELGDSVIMSAVQAIDDTTHRWRVHVHLPDAESALELIRATGEPTNVSVTSLAAAGNTAGTDTGDVPGNDGH from the coding sequence ATGCGGCGATGGCTCGCCAAGGCGGAAGAGTCTCTCGGCAACCACAGTGACCGGCTCAATGCCATCAACATTTTCCCGGTCGCGGACGGAGACACCGGTACCAACCTCTACCTCACGGTCAAGGCCGCATCCAAAGCTGTCCACGATGTAGAGACGCAGGATATCGGCGAGCTACTCGGCATTGGTGGCCGCGCCGCCATGGAAGAAGCGCGTGGCAACTCCGGCACCCTGTTCTCTGTATTCCTCACGGCCATGGCAGAGCCCCTGCAGAACGTAACACGGCTCACCGGCCCTCTCCTCGCCGCGGGCCTCCAGCGCGCTCAGCTTCGCAGCTGGTCCGCTCTCAGTGACCCCGTGCCGGGAACCATGCTCTCCGTCCTGGAAGAATGCGCCCACGCCGCCTCCACCGCGGAAGCGGCGCAGAGTGGGGATGACAGCAACAACGGCCTCGCCACCACCCTCACCGCAGCGGTGGACGCCGCGCTTGCTGCAGTGATCCTGACTGAAACTCAACTCGGTGCTCTCACTGCCGCCAAAGTAGTCGACGCCGGGGGAGTGGGCTTCCTGCTCATCCTCGACGCCCTGCGCGCCGCCTCCCTCCACGAAGAACGGCTCGAAACACTCCTCGACGGCCTCCATGGCTACGGTGTCCAGGACCCACACATCCACGGCACCATGCCAGACGACGACGGCGTGGAGGTCATGTGCACCATCAACCTCACCCCGCTGGATGCGGCCACCCTACGCATGAAGCTGGACGAACTCGGCGACTCCGTCATCATGAGCGCCGTCCAGGCCATCGATGACACTACGCACCGGTGGCGAGTCCACGTCCACCTCCCCGACGCGGAATCTGCCCTCGAGCTCATCCGAGCCACTGGGGAACCCACCAACGTCAGTGTCACCTCACTCGCCGCCGCCGGAAACACCGCCGGAACGGACACGGGGGACGTCCCCGGCAACGATGGACACTAG
- the wecB gene encoding non-hydrolyzing UDP-N-acetylglucosamine 2-epimerase produces MPVVMPIYGTRPEAIKMAPIIKALEQSEVLDCVVTVTGQHRAMLDQVNELFDIVPDHDLNIIQQRQTLNSIMTKTIGGLDKLFEANAPDVVVVQGDTTTSTAGAIAAFYRGIPVVHVEAGLRSGDLFSPFPEEANRKMTSQIASLHLAPTAISKANLLGENIAVSDIVVTGNTVIDALLEIVQKQIPFTDPKLEEIADTGRQILLVTTHRRENQGNAMRGMARAIARIATDNPDLLVVLPMHKNPAVREAVLPALQGLDNVLTTEPLAYGEFTRLLSLSHIVLTDSGGVQEEAPSLGKPVLVMRENTERPEAVTAGTVRLIGTDEGRIYDEVSSLLTDAAHFDSMANAVNPYGDGAAARRSIAAIEALLGLGNRADEFTSN; encoded by the coding sequence ATGCCTGTCGTCATGCCGATCTACGGAACTCGGCCAGAGGCCATCAAAATGGCGCCCATCATTAAGGCGCTCGAGCAATCTGAAGTGCTGGACTGCGTTGTGACAGTTACTGGGCAGCATCGGGCGATGCTGGATCAGGTGAACGAACTCTTCGACATTGTTCCTGATCACGATTTAAACATCATTCAGCAGCGACAAACGCTGAATTCAATCATGACGAAAACCATTGGTGGGCTGGACAAGCTCTTTGAAGCAAATGCTCCGGATGTCGTTGTTGTCCAAGGCGACACCACTACGTCCACTGCAGGGGCTATCGCTGCCTTTTATCGTGGTATTCCAGTAGTCCACGTTGAGGCTGGGCTGAGGAGTGGAGACCTGTTTTCTCCGTTTCCCGAAGAAGCCAACCGAAAGATGACTTCCCAGATTGCCAGCCTGCATCTGGCACCCACGGCCATCAGTAAGGCGAACCTCCTCGGAGAGAACATCGCGGTGTCAGACATAGTCGTGACCGGAAATACCGTCATTGACGCACTGCTGGAAATAGTACAGAAACAGATCCCCTTCACGGATCCCAAGCTCGAGGAAATAGCGGATACAGGGCGACAGATCTTATTGGTGACGACGCACCGCCGCGAAAACCAGGGTAACGCGATGCGCGGAATGGCGCGCGCCATCGCCCGCATAGCCACAGACAATCCAGACCTCTTGGTTGTCCTTCCGATGCACAAGAATCCCGCTGTTCGCGAAGCGGTATTGCCGGCGCTTCAGGGGTTGGACAATGTACTCACCACCGAGCCCCTGGCCTATGGCGAATTCACCAGACTACTTTCCCTGTCACACATTGTGCTGACCGACTCCGGCGGTGTGCAGGAAGAAGCGCCTAGCCTGGGAAAGCCTGTACTGGTGATGCGTGAAAACACAGAGCGCCCGGAGGCCGTCACTGCAGGAACAGTGCGCCTAATAGGTACGGACGAGGGCCGTATCTACGACGAGGTCTCGAGTCTATTGACGGACGCAGCACATTTCGATTCGATGGCAAACGCCGTCAATCCATATGGTGACGGAGCTGCCGCACGACGAAGTATTGCTGCAATAGAGGCACTGCTAGGGCTCGGAAATCGTGCGGACGAGTTCACGAGCAACTGA
- a CDS encoding heparinase II/III domain-containing protein, whose product MFEKEQLPVLRTIVEPLLPRSRGDAARDRAQQFLDSHIVATSAFGSVPYANGAMWATEENRSLGRFLHGFIFFGDWYGTVFEDPSDSTRQNAVEAALGIVQRWSGLYEEPADSSTMAFHDETTAQRLIALISLELALTPLAPEGVDTIIAPLMRSTAELLAKPNFHASGNNHGMFQDLALAYYAVMSSTDSLGIREDYFTTAMRRLKEYFSECFTAEGVHVENTPTYHLMVSRHVASVQRIAAAAGHEDAAYYATLISNAETYATHAIMPNGVYPPVSDTQQLDLSRSGMQSIFQSPEFAFASTQGRKGTKPKKRMLVLPKSGYAMYRSAWGDSASTFAFFSAAYNADYHKHSDDLSLFLRSGGVDLLSEAGPYGYNYQDPLTKYGFSQFSHNSLVVDGRSLPRTDAKKDKVTLTCTGERPDGFSVVGTNARYEDVVHQRVLNIREVEGVSELDVTDIITSENEHNYQLLWHLGTEVEVVTHGHGFELFHEGAKVLDLMVRANCPLRLSLHEGRMKPRPLGWRFPNFGEAVPTTTIALNFEGTNAELKTTIRLSGGCFNYVDRGLSGVDSEWQRFDAEIPVNYLLERAASARGKTRLVVIFSAINQPGDFTYNYKATVDEVDVNALYILDDFGDQGSYYHSDHGSEAIFRSVQRLISDVAKNLGIEADHIATAGSSKGGTAALIHGISLNVGRIIVGAPQTRIGSFVAEPHSNILEFMAGGTSAEDVQRLNSIVPEIARTVTPDSQIFILVGEKDHHLLNHVVPLVDGMTSTPNVTVLPNVTHGDIGRPFRLYLSASLEQWMEGQSEFFLPYALTEGEEVDSVRLRVYLPTNLQAAFSLFRGTELVEKIHYSANEVVAFNELEPGRYRVRIYCRSSSDRKTCAFTTRLINIASKDS is encoded by the coding sequence ATGTTCGAGAAAGAACAACTACCTGTCCTCCGAACCATTGTGGAGCCGTTGCTTCCACGGAGCAGGGGCGACGCAGCTCGGGACCGAGCACAGCAGTTCCTCGACTCACATATCGTCGCAACGTCAGCCTTCGGTTCTGTCCCCTATGCAAACGGCGCCATGTGGGCCACCGAGGAGAATCGCAGTCTTGGGCGATTCCTCCATGGCTTTATTTTCTTCGGTGACTGGTACGGCACCGTGTTCGAGGACCCCTCGGATAGCACTCGACAGAACGCCGTGGAGGCCGCACTCGGCATAGTTCAGCGCTGGAGCGGCTTGTATGAAGAACCCGCAGACTCATCCACGATGGCCTTTCACGATGAAACAACGGCCCAGCGGCTCATAGCTCTGATCTCCCTCGAACTCGCCCTGACGCCGTTAGCGCCGGAGGGCGTTGATACAATCATTGCTCCACTGATGCGATCGACAGCGGAGCTGTTGGCCAAGCCGAACTTCCATGCTTCGGGCAATAATCACGGCATGTTCCAGGATCTTGCTCTCGCCTATTACGCCGTCATGTCGTCGACCGACAGCCTGGGTATCCGTGAAGATTATTTCACTACGGCCATGCGCCGGCTCAAGGAATATTTCAGCGAGTGTTTTACCGCAGAAGGCGTACACGTTGAGAACACACCCACCTATCATCTAATGGTCTCCCGCCATGTGGCCTCTGTGCAGCGTATTGCAGCAGCCGCCGGTCATGAAGACGCCGCCTACTACGCCACACTGATAAGCAATGCCGAGACGTATGCCACGCACGCCATCATGCCCAACGGCGTTTATCCTCCAGTCAGCGATACGCAACAGCTGGACCTCTCACGTTCGGGCATGCAATCGATTTTCCAGAGCCCCGAGTTTGCTTTCGCGTCCACCCAAGGACGGAAGGGCACCAAGCCAAAAAAACGGATGCTCGTCCTTCCCAAGTCTGGATATGCCATGTACCGTTCAGCGTGGGGTGATTCCGCGAGCACCTTCGCTTTCTTCTCAGCAGCGTACAACGCCGACTATCACAAGCACTCTGATGATTTGAGTCTGTTTTTGCGGTCCGGCGGTGTTGACCTTCTGAGTGAAGCAGGTCCATATGGTTACAACTACCAAGACCCCTTGACGAAGTATGGGTTCTCACAATTTTCACACAACAGCCTTGTCGTAGACGGCCGGAGCCTTCCGCGGACGGACGCCAAAAAGGACAAGGTGACGCTGACCTGCACCGGAGAGCGTCCCGATGGCTTTAGCGTAGTGGGGACAAATGCGAGGTACGAGGATGTCGTTCATCAACGGGTCCTGAATATTCGTGAGGTCGAAGGCGTCTCCGAGCTCGACGTCACAGACATCATCACAAGCGAGAACGAACACAACTATCAACTCCTGTGGCATCTGGGCACGGAGGTAGAAGTAGTTACCCATGGACACGGATTCGAACTGTTCCACGAGGGCGCCAAGGTGTTGGATCTGATGGTTCGTGCGAACTGCCCACTCCGCCTGTCCTTACACGAAGGCCGCATGAAACCGCGGCCACTGGGCTGGCGATTCCCGAACTTCGGTGAAGCTGTCCCCACAACCACCATCGCCCTCAACTTCGAAGGAACCAACGCCGAACTGAAAACGACCATTCGGTTATCGGGAGGTTGCTTCAATTATGTGGATCGCGGGCTGTCGGGTGTCGATAGCGAGTGGCAGAGATTCGACGCTGAGATACCAGTCAACTATCTTTTAGAACGTGCAGCCTCCGCGAGAGGTAAAACTCGCCTAGTGGTGATTTTTTCCGCTATCAACCAACCGGGAGACTTTACCTACAACTACAAGGCGACCGTTGACGAAGTAGACGTCAATGCGCTCTACATCCTCGACGACTTTGGCGATCAAGGGTCCTACTACCACTCAGACCATGGATCAGAGGCGATATTTCGGAGCGTTCAGCGTCTCATCAGCGATGTAGCGAAGAATTTGGGAATCGAAGCAGATCACATTGCCACCGCTGGCTCATCCAAAGGCGGCACAGCAGCACTTATTCACGGCATCAGCTTGAATGTGGGCCGCATCATCGTAGGAGCGCCCCAAACACGGATCGGCTCTTTCGTCGCTGAACCGCACTCGAATATTCTCGAGTTCATGGCTGGTGGGACCTCCGCTGAAGACGTTCAGCGACTGAATTCAATAGTGCCCGAGATAGCACGGACGGTTACACCTGATAGTCAAATATTTATTCTGGTCGGTGAAAAAGACCACCACCTCCTAAACCATGTCGTGCCTCTGGTCGACGGGATGACGTCGACGCCAAATGTCACAGTCCTCCCAAACGTGACTCACGGGGACATTGGAAGACCGTTCCGATTGTATTTATCAGCGAGCCTCGAACAATGGATGGAGGGGCAGAGTGAATTTTTTCTACCCTATGCGCTCACTGAGGGCGAAGAAGTAGATAGCGTCAGACTTAGGGTGTATTTGCCAACGAACTTGCAGGCTGCCTTTAGTCTATTTAGAGGAACTGAATTAGTCGAAAAGATACACTATTCAGCCAATGAAGTGGTCGCATTCAACGAGCTTGAACCTGGTCGGTATCGAGTGAGAATCTATTGTCGTTCTAGTAGCGATCGCAAAACCTGCGCGTTTACAACACGATTAATAAACATTGCTTCCAAGGATAGCTAA